A part of Heliangelus exortis chromosome 3, bHelExo1.hap1, whole genome shotgun sequence genomic DNA contains:
- the SLC30A3 gene encoding LOW QUALITY PROTEIN: probable proton-coupled zinc antiporter SLC30A3 (The sequence of the model RefSeq protein was modified relative to this genomic sequence to represent the inferred CDS: inserted 1 base in 1 codon): MALQAAGPAGRPRHCFRGGPRPLKLPPGFADPLSSRGVETRGGARRRGRSPGRPGARCPRSRSXPAWSLRPAPRAAAWSVCGPDPPTAACASRGSQDALSAPTPLVPHCRCSPLTPSPTPERLHACRQLSIACTVCCIFMVGEVIGGYLAHSLAIMTDAAHLLTDVGSMAVSLFSLWVSTRPPTRTMSFGWHRSETLGALASVLSIWVVTGALVYLAAARIISNDYEIEARAMLATSAGAVGVNLVMAYILHQSPTGHGHGAGGYEPLESSWNRLPGNAPLPGSTSVRAAFIHVVGDLLQSVSVLVAATIIYFKPQCKIADPISTLFFSIFVLGSTFTILRDVFRVLMEGTPRGIEFEAVQELLLGVHGVKGTHDLHLWALTLSHLAVSVHVAIDPSADPEAVLWEARAQLRSRFGFASCTVQVERYREEMAACQHCQDPHA; encoded by the exons ATGGCCCTCCAGGCAGCCGGGCCAGCCGGGCGCCCCCGGCACTGCTTCCGCGGGGGTCCCC GTCCTTTGAAACTGCCCCCAGGATTTGCTGACCCATTGTCTTCCAGG GGGGTGGAGACAAGGGGAGGGGCCAGGCGCCGGGGGCGGAGTCCCGGCCGTCCCGGTGCCCGGTGCCCGCGGAGCCGCT CCCCAGCATGGAGTCTCCGACCGGCACCGAGAGCGGCCGCCTGGTCAGTCTGCGGGCCGGACCCGCCGACAGCAGCCTGCGCCTCAAGAG GCTCCCAGGATGCCCTGTCTGCCCCGACCCCCCTGGTCCCCCACTGCCGCTGCagccccctcacccccagccccaccccAGAGAGGCTCCATGCCTGCCGGCAGCTGAGCATCGCCTGCACCGTGTGCTGCATCTTCATGGTCGGGGAGGTGATAG GTGGGTACCTGGCCCACAGCCTGGCCATTATGACGGATGCAGCCCACCTGCTGACCGATGTGGGCAGCATGGCTgtcagcctcttctccctctgGGTCTCCACCCGCCCACCCACCAGGACCATGAGCTTTGGCTGGCACCGCTCAG AGACATTAGGTGCGCTGGCCTCCGTCCTCTCCATCTGGGTGGTCACCGGGGCCCTCGTCTACCTGGCAGCCGCTCGCATCATCAGCAACGACTACGAGATCGAGGCACGGGCCATGCTGGCTACCTCTGCCGGTGCCGTCGGTGTCAACCTCGT CATGGCGTACATCCTGCACCAGTCCCCCACTGGCCATGGCCATGGTGCAGGGGGCTATGAGCCACTGGAGAGCTCTTGGAATCGCCTGCCTGGCAATGCCCCCCTGCCCGGCAGCACCAGCGTCCGCGCTGCCTTCATCCACGTGGTGGGTGACCTGCTGCAGAGCGTCAGTGTCCTCGTGGCTGCCACCATCATCTACTTCAAG CCCCAGTGCAAGATTGCAGACCCCATCAGCACCCTCTTCTTCTCCATCTTCGTCCTTGGCTCCACCTTCACCATCCTCAGGGACGTCTTCAGAGTCCTCATGGAAG GGACACCACGGGGCATCGAGTTTGAGGCGGTGCAGGAGCTGTTGCTGGGGGTGCACGGGGTGAAGGGCACCCACGACCTGCACCTCTGGGCCCTGACGCTGAGCCACCTCGCCGTGTCAGTGCATGTGGCCATCG ATCCCAGCGCCGACCCCGAGGCGGTGCTGTGGGAAGCCCGCGCCCAGCTGCGGAGCAGGTTTGGCTTTGCCTCCTGCACGGTGCAGGTGGAGCGGTACCGGGAGGAGATGGCAgcctgccagcactgccaggacCCCCACGCCTGA